Below is a genomic region from Pseudomonas sp. JQ170C.
GCTGGCTTGGTGTTTCACTTGCCAGAACTGCCGGCGCCGACCGAAACGCTGGTGCAACTGTGGGATTGATCCCGCGTTACGCCTAACAAAGAAGCCCCGCCCCGTGCGGGGTTTTGCTTTTCTGGAGCCCCAAGCATGAAACCCACTTTTCGTATCGTCGCGGATGGCAGAGACATTTCCGCGATGATCAATGACCGGCTGCTGTCGCTGCGCACCAGTGACAAGCCGGGGATGGAGTCCGACGAATTCGAGTTGCGCATTGATGACCGTGACCAGGCGGTGCTTCTGCCGCGTCGTGGTGCAAGTATCGAAGTGTTCCTGGGGTATGCCGGTCAGTCCCTGGCTCGTTTGGGCCGATACACGGTCGATGAGGTCGAGCTGTCCGGCCCGCCTGACAGCCTGGTCATTCGCGGCAAGGCCAGTGACATGCGCGGCAGCGGCAAGACCACGCGCAGCGGCAGTTGGGAGGGTGTGCCCTTGCAGCAAATCGTTCGGGACATTGCGGCACGCAACGGCTGGGAGCCGGTCTGCCCGGTGGCCAGCAAGGTGCCCCGTGTCGACCAACTCAACGAATCGGACTTCAACTTCATCACCCGCCTGGCCAAACAGTACGACTGCACTGCCAAGGTCGGCGACGGCAAGTTGCTGGTGCTGCCGCGCCAGGCTGGTCAAAGCGCGAGCGGCAAGGCCCTGGGCACCGTAACCATCACCCGGCGGGACGTGAGCCGCTATCAGTTTCGGGTCAGTGATAAGACCACCCACAAGAGCGTTCAGACCAAGCATCAGGACCCGAAGTCGGGCGAACTGAAAGTAGTCGACCTTGAGAACGACGAGTCCCCCAGCGGCCTGCCGCCTGTGCATACCGATCGGCACATTTATCCGAACAAGACCGCCGCCGAGCAGGCCGGCAAGGCGCGCTTGGCCGCGTTCAACCGCAGCACTGCCGGTGTGCGGCTGGAAATGGCCGGCCGCACGGATCTGTTTGCCGAGCGCCTGATTATCGCCCAGGGATTCAAGGTCGGCCTCGATGGCGAGTACCTGGTGGATTCGGTCGAGCAGGTGTTTACCCAGTCCGGTTGGACGACGACCGTCGAATGCAACGGCGGCAAGAAAGGCAAGGCCAAGGCCGGCGAGAAGAAGACGAAAGAATCCAAAGAACTCAAGACCGTGGACCTACAACCCTAACGACCCATGTGGTCAGCAATGGAGAAAAACCTATGGCTATCAATACGCAGCAATTGCTGCAGATCCTCCCTAACGCCGGCCGCAATGCCGGCGTTTTTGTTCCTGGGCTGAATGCCGCGATGGGCAAGTACGCCATCATCACTCGTCTGCGCATGGCCGCGTTCATCGCCCAGATTGGTCACGAATCTGGCCAGTTGCGTTACGTCCGAGAGTTGGGGGGCGATGCCTACCTATCCAAGTACGACACCGGCAGCTTGGCCAAGCGCCTGGGCAACAGCCCCGAGGCCGATGGCGATGGCCAGAAGTATCGCGGCCGGGGATTGATTCAGATCACCGGCCACGACAACTACGAAGCCTGCAGCGAAGCGCTGTTCGGCGATAGTCGATTGCTCAACACCCCTGAGCTGCTTGAACAGCCCGTCTATGCGTTGCTGTCTGCCGGCTGGTACTGGCAGCGGGCAGGACTCAATAGCCTCGCGGACAAGGTGCTGCGGGCCGATGACTCGGTGTTCGAGCTGATCACCCGCCGTATCAATGGTGGCCTGAATGGGTTGAAGGATCGCCAGGCGCTCTACAAGCGGGCGCTTGAGGTGTTGCAGTAATGCCGCTGAATTGGCGTATCGCACTTCTGGCTGTGGCGGTCGGGCTCTATGCCGGCGGGCGTGTGGCTTGGGTGTGGCAGGCCTGCGAGTACGGAAAGCAGTTGGCTGAACAGGCTGCAGGTTATGTCCAGCAGCTGGCGGACAGAGATCGGGCTCACGGTCGTGAGCGTGAGGAAGCTGCAGCTGCAGCCTTGGAGCAGTTGGCAGCGCAGAAAAGCCAGCGACAAGCCCTGGAGGATCGCCTGCAGGAACAGGGCAAAACCCATTGGAAGGAAATGAACGATGCACAACAGACTCAAGCTCGCCTGCGTGACAGGCTGGCTACTGCTGACTTGCGGCTGTCAGTCCTTGTCGACGCCGGAGCCTTTGCCGCCCAGGGTTGTGACGGTGGGATGCGAGAAGCCGCCGGCACCGCAGGCGTGGTTCATGGAGCCGTTCGCGCCCGACTTGACCCAGCGCATGCTCAACGAATTTTCGGCATCACCGACGACGGTGATCGAGGACTGATCGCTCTGAAGGCCTGCCAGGCCTACGTTCGCGAAGTCGCCAAATGAAAAGAGGCGAGCCGGGTAGATGCGCCAACATCCAGCCCGGCCCTTTGAATTCACACAGACTTTCTGCAACTCCAGGCGCGGGAGTCGAGTACCTCGCTTCTGTGCTAGGATAAACAGTTGGTAAGACACGAGCGTGCAGCATATTTGACGTTATTTATTAAGCTCTATTGTTTGGGTGATGTCTCCATTTTTATCTTTCATAACTAGCTGCCCTGAGCATTGCTGAAGTAGTTTCTGGTATGCGGGCGTAGATACTGGAGCATGGAATGGCATTTCTCCATTTTTTTGCTGTGTAAGTGTTTCTTCAATTGCGTCGACATGCCAGCACCGCCCGAGCGCAGTTTGGGCAAGTTTCGTGTCTCCGATCACGCCGGAGTATATTCCAAGAAGCTTGAATGCTCTCTCAGTACCGTGTGTCATCGAGCTTGTATCGAGTCCGGCGAGGGCACTTAGATCTCCATCGGCGAAGCGCCTGGCGGCTGCGGAAGCTTCACGGTTTGGAAACTTAACAACCTCTTTGTCCTCTGAAATTAAGACTGGCGCTCCAGACATGCCAGGCCTTGAAAGCGAATCCAGCAATATGACTCTATCCGCTAATCGATACGACGGTTCAGTGGCTATGCTGGCTCGCTTCCAAACTGGAAGATAATAAGGAGTAGATTGCCCGAAAGCCTCCGTCAATTCGACATGGCTGAAAGGATAGCCTAATATGAAGGCATCCTTACCAACCGCTTCGTCAATTTCAGATTCTGCAAATTTTTCGATTTCAAAAATATGAAAATGATCTTGTATAGAATCGGGTAGAGGATAAACGGCTATATCGACTTTCCCTCCCATATTGTGCTCAAGCCATATTGGATTCATTTCTGGGTCGTATAGCGGGCAGGTGATTTCTGATAATGTATTTTTTTTGCTCACGGCAGTAATTTTTAAGAGGTGCGGAGGTGGTAGTTCGCCTATCATCTCAGGCTTAGATGGATCTATTCCACTGAATATGTGCCAGTTTGTGACGAGAAATAGCTCTCCATTTTTCCTTGTGAAAAATCCAGTTCCGTATCCCCTAGGTATAAGCTCATCGGTTGCTGCATTGACAAAGGACGTTTGCAGGTACGTGGTGGCTGCCGAAAGTTTGTTCATTATTCAATTTTCGCCTGAATTTTGTTAGTGGGTTTTTCGCACGAACTGCGAGGATAGCGGTGTTGCTTCGTTGCGAGCAACGTCCATGTTCAGGCGAAGCGGTCGCCCATCAAGAATGATTGTGGTTACTGTGAAGTCGCCCGATACTGTGTGCATAGACAGTAAAAGCCAAGCGAATAAGTTGGAAAAGTTGAGTTAGATTTAGGGCAGAATTGGGGCCGCATGAAGCCGTAATGAGCCTTTTTGTTCTAGGTGACGAGCAGAGTTTTCGGGCTTGATACGGCCTGCCGCGAAATGCGGGCGAGTTCAAATCCCTATCCTTGGGCCAGGCCAGCTGTCTTGGGAGCGCTGAGTGATATTACTCAAGCAGATGGTAGTCGTCTTACCTTTGGGTCAGGCGTAGCGCCTCGGCAGTGGTCAGATCGAAAACCCACTCAAACCAATTGTCGATTGGCACAATGTTCCGGTGCGGCCAGATAGCCCTGAAGAATAGGCCGTGAGCGACTTTCTCCACTTGAGCATTGATGGGTGCTACTCGGTCCTTAGCCCAGTGCGGTCGCCAACCCCAGCGCACCAGGTCTGCATGTAGCACGCCATCCTGCATGTTCAACACGGCTACTTGAGTAGTTGGAGCGACGTTGTAACGATCTAACGGCTGCTCGCCGGCGCTGTTGGCCAGCGGGCAACTCATACTTAAGGCATCCACAAAGTCGTGGATACCCCGGTACTGGCTCAGTCTTCCGCACATCCCGGTTCTCCCAGGTCATCTGGTACGAATCCCTGCCCACCGCAGACCTCACAATCTTCGCGTTGAGCGAACGAATCACAGCACGCCGGGCAACACTTGAACGGCGAGTATCTCACCCGATCCCGCAGGATCCGGTACCGCACCCAATCATTACCCTCGAACGCTTCCTGCGCCAGGTCCACCAGCACCCGATAGGCGTCAGGATCTCCAACACCCTCGAGCATTTTTCCGTCGATCATCCGTGCCGTTTCGATTAGACGAAAGGTTTTACCGTCCTGCCCTAAAATGAGTAGACCTTTGATCACGCCAAGCTCGCCGGAAGTACGCAGCACAATTCGGAGCTGGTCACGCTCTTGAGTCACCATCCCATCGAAACTGAAGGCGTCAGTGCGATTCTCTTCATAGTAGTTACCCTGTTTGATGTATCCCACGCGAGAACGGCCACCTTCGGGCACTACGTTGTAGCTGGATGCTCGGCAGTACAGCTCCTGGGCAAACTGCTCTTCCAGTCCGGCAGTGTAAGCCGCCTGTACCTGCTCTCTCAGGTCGTGTAGTTCCAGCGGGTCGAACAGGCCAAGGGCGTCTAGGTCTTCGGTAGTTGACCTCATGATTTGCAGGTACACCTCAGGATTGCTCAGCCTCAAATGTTCATTGCGCAGCATTCCGTGCCAGTGCGCCAAGGCCTCTGGTTTGGTATGTGAGTGCTTGCTCATTAGGTGGGGGCACTAGGCGATCATTCGACTAAATGAAAGTCATGCCTGGTGCTGGGGTCCGGAGTCGCCCCGCGCAGGTTATCTGCGATCATCGGCTTTTGGCCGGGGAAGAAGATCAGGGCCTCTTTTTCAAATGCAAACGAAAGTGCTTGTATCGTTACGGGGCGAAGCTGACGGGCCCGGGACTCAAAGTCTCTGATAGCTTTGATGGAGACGCCTGCGCGAAAGGCTAGAGCTTCGACAGACCATCCAAGTAGTTCGCGGGCCTGTAGGCAGTGATCCTGATCAAAGGCTATTGGGAAGGCTTCTGGCGTCAGGCACAGCTCTTGATTCGCTTGCTTTCGGCTTCGAGCCTGGTCTAAATCGAAAAGCTCTGCTGTCACTTTTGCATCCTCGTTTTCTGTATGTATATACAGTATTCGAGGCGCGATGATTTTGGCTAGTCCCCAATCGTCACATGGGGCATAAATGGGGCAAACCATACGCCAATCTATGCCAAGCGATGCCAACTTATGCACGTTTGCGTTTATGCAAAAAAGCGCCGGCTCCCTTGTTCTGTGGGGCTTCGGCGCTTTTGCGTGTTAATACTCCAGCACAATTGGAGTGTGTAATAGTCGAATCAAAGCGGACTCATGACCAGGTCAGATAACCAGCTGTTAGCTGCTTAAACCTGCTGTCTAGTGGTGCTTTGCCGTTACCTGGAAGGTGTGTCAGGAGAAAGTCGATGCACTCCTGAAGGCGCTGATTGACCACGCCGGCTTTGATTTTTTCCAGCGCTTTGCAGGCTTGTTTACGGCAAAGCTCGTCACTAAGTTTAACCTGGATTTCAAAGCTCGTGAGTGCTGCTAGTGCAGTAGGCGCCCATTGGTCACCTAGCAAACCTAGAAGTTTATCGTAATAAATTGCACCTCTTGGGGAAACTCCGCTGCAATATGGCCGGCCGTTACCGATTCGACAAATCAGGAAAACCTTAATCAGCTTGGGTGCGAAATTCGCAAGAATGTCCTGCTGATTGTGTATGTAAGACATTATGTCGTCAGCTACTGGGGCTTCGTGGTGGAAGTTGTCCCAAGCATTATGTTTTTCTAGTAACGAGTCTATCAGTCCATCTACGATAATCGCTCGCTCAGCACCTGAGCGGAATGCATTACCATTAACGGCTTGGAGAAACTGAACGCCAAGCTCGTATTTGTCTTTGTGGAGGTTAGTGTTGTAACCCTCGAGAGTTAACCCAAGGCGATATTTGAAATCCTCATTGCTAGCTTGCCAGACAGGAACTGAAAGGAGGGAAATATTCTTCCTGACTTGTGGGTCCGTATCTGCGGCTACATAGATCCCAAACATAGTTCTGAGGATGTTCCCGCAGTGATGAGACGCGAGCTCATTTATTTTGCTAGTAATGCTGGCAAGGTAAGCTGCGTCTAGAGGCTGCGTGTATGTGCGGAGATTCTGGATAAAAGCCTGGACCTGCAGTGCGGACTCAGTTGGTCGATCCTTCAGCACATCTTTGATGCAGTTTGTAAGCCACGCTAAAAGCTCGTAAGCGTTAATTGTGTAGTTTGTTGGGTGGGATATCCCAATATCGTTGCGCATGTCGAGCATGTGCTTGAGTTTTTTTGTTGTTGTCTCACTAATCAGTTCAAGCTTTCGGCATGTATCCAGAAGAGTTGCGTCTTTTACTGCGCGAAGGTCGTCTTCCGTTTGATAAAACTCCCTGTTTTTTCCTCCGATTGCCGCGTCGTAAAAGATGTCGAGCCCATAAGCTATTACTTTCTTGTGTAAGTCTAGAACGACTTCGTTCCAAATCGCATTGAGGGAGTAGTCAAAAAGTCCAAATCCTGCGCCTACAACAAATTTTGAAAGGTATCTAGCACCTTGTTTGGCATCATGAGGGAGTGATTCAATCAATGCCGGTAATGCCTGCCCAATAATTGCCCTTTCCTCTTGGGAGGCAATGATATTTTCATGCGGCAAGCCAATGGCTTGCAGCAGCTCAACGACCATCTGCGCTTGTGGGTCAACTAACTGCATTTGTGGCTTGGGGACTAGACTGCTCATAGTGGATCCGTTCCTATCTGCAATACGATTTTGGGGCCTGGGTCTCGATGACAGAGCTAGAGCCTGTGGGGCCGAGTGAGCCAACCTGAAGCCTATCCGTGTCAGGGTCTGAACGCATTGTGCCAGTACAGGTGTGTTCGGGCTATGGAGCCAGCGTGAGTGCATTGCGCTGCCGCTTGTGGGGTGCAGTCGTAAGGCAGTCCAGCGCGTCAGGCTAGGCCGCACATCAGCGTGTGGTCAGGGCGTTATGCTGAAAATTCTTAGGGCAAATTTAGGGCAGATACTGGGCCGCTCAGGGCCGCGGAAGACCGAATGTGCGTACTGTGACGCCAGGTTTTGCTGGCCTAAAGCGGCCTAAGGAGGGCGCCGGGCGGGTTCAAATCCCTATCCATTTTCCTCGCGTCCGTTATCGAGCCAGAGTGGACACTCTATGTCCTAGCCCGCATTCGAGCCTCAAAACTGAGGATAAAGCCATAATTGCCAAATGCCATTCCAGGCAATATATTCCCGCGCGGGATGGCAAGTTGACATCGCTGTCCCAGGGCTTCCGAAGGCCTAGTCGACCCACCAAGGAGGTGGAGGGCCTGGAGCCATGCGTTGGCTGTCGCGATTGCGACAGGCAGCTACGAGTGCGGGGTTGCACTGAAGGTGCACCTCGGCAACGACAATGCAAGGACATGTGAATGAAGTTTGATTGCGCAAAAATTACCGGCAAGCTCGACCATGTTGAGTCTGTCAGTCGTATGGACGGTGGTTTCACTGCTAGTGTAAAAATCGACGGAGCAGTGATTCCAAAACTGAAAATGGCAAGCAGGATATACGAAGAGCTGAACGTTGGCGAAAATGTTACTCTGTACGGACTCTTTAAAAATAATAAGGATAAAGGGAAAAACGAGGGGATCTTGTATGGTCTTAAAAAGGAAAGCGGCGAAAAGATGTTTTCCACCGAATTCCGCTATAAAGTTCCTATGCTCCTCGCTGTAGTTTCCGTGTTCGCTTTTTGCTTTGTGTTTGTAGCCGGCTGGGCACTATCTGTCCTCCCTGTGAATTACTATATGGGTACCGCTGACGTTATGTACAACACCACCGTGGTGGCTGTTGTAGAAGCGAGTTTGGCTGCCGCATTTTTCCTATGGCGGGCATGGGTGATGGTTCAAGCCACCGCAGATCCGGAGGCTTGGGAAGTTATGGATGCTGCAACGGTCTCATCGCGTTTTAGCAAATTTGATAAGTAATACAGGTAGGCGATCCCCACAAGGATAACGCGACCACGCGCAAACTGTGCAAGCGGAGCGCGCAGCCAGGATGGCGGCGGCGTGAGGATGGAAGCCCAGCGGGTGGAGCCCTATTGGGCTCGGTTTACGACAGCCATCACCGGCAGGGGCACGCTCAAGTATCGTTGCTGGTTATTATCAGCATCCTTTGCAAAGACCCTGTGTAAGCGTACGGGGAATACGTCTTGCGCAGGTCAGTTGGGCATCCATTGATGCGGCAGCGACTGTTCGATCTCACTGGACTTCTGTCAATGGGGCCTTGCGTTTCAGTCTGTCCAATCCATCATCGGGCCGAATTGCGCGTCTTCCTGCCTCCGACGTGGGGGGTACAATGATCATTCGAGGGTAAGGGGCTCATTTATGAAAACCTTAAGCGGACTGATCGAGGCTGGCGAACCGCTGATCCAGCAGGCTATTGATGCATTGCAGCGGTACCATGAAACCCAGGAAGCGGGCAGACTGGCAAATGAAGTGGAGCGTTTGCGCCTGGAGGCAGAGTCTCTTTACCACGCCGTTACGGACTACCAGTCCGAGCCTTGGGATGAGGTTGTTCGATAGGTCAAGCGGGCCTCAAATCGATTCCGCAACTGCATCCGAACCCCTTGCGGGATAAGGCTTCCAGCCCATTCACTCTAGCTGAGGTGCGGAACGGAATCTTACGTAAGCTTCTGTTTTGTAATGAAAATTTTGTGGACTTGAAAACCGTCGATGGGCAACTATCCTAGAGTTCGAATCTCTACGCTTCCGCCACTTTCAAAGCCCTGATTATTCAGGGCTTTTTGCGTTTCTGGGGTTCTAAAAATAGGGCCTTGGGACCACGGCTGGGACCGCCAAAAGTTCATCGCTTCCACTTCGTTTTCGAGTCACTTCCAAAACGCTTGATATTGGATGGCTCGGCGCAGTCATGCGGGAGACTGGAAATGTGCTCCAAGCAGCCACCAGCCTCGCGGGGAGGGCATGATTCCTTGAAGTGGCTATCAGTGATCACCCCAGCACGGGGCAGAAACCAGCAGGGCGATCACTAACTCACCAACTATTACCGTTTCGATACTGAAGCACTGCGCTTCTGCCTTCCTCCACTCGCGGTAATCCGCCGAGTGCTCGGCTGCTCACGTCCTCTTCTCGGCCATCGCCGATACCTCGCAAGCCGCTCGGCGGCAAGTGGATTTGGTGCTGGCGCCGGCCGTGCCGGGCGCGGTTTGAAATGCGTTTCATGTTGTTCTCTGTTGGTTCCAGACGCACACGACTTCTAAGGCCCTGGTGGCCTGGGTCTCATCGAGCGTCAGTTTGTTGGGAGTAGCGATCCAGCCTGAGGCGGTGGGCGCTGTGGGTGGCTCAGGGCACCTCCTGATTGGCCTCATATCAGGCATGGAGGTGTCGGCTGAACGGGGTGGAAGTGCCCCCTCGGCCAGACGCGGCAACCGGGGGGCGATCCACTGGGATGGCTCAGTCAGGACATGGCCGTTGGGAGGCGGGGTGCTTTTTCGGTGGAGCGCGAGATCGCTGTCAGTGGGTGATAGTAATCAACCCTTGCCAACTTCTTCACCCGGCGGCTCTCTCGGTGGCAGAACGCCAGATAGACGCCAAATGCCACGATCAGTGCTATCGGCAGTACCAGCAGACATATCAGGCTGATCATGAGCAGTTCGGGTGTTCTGATTTTTTCCAGTGGCAAGTCAAAGGCACCTCGCAACAGCTGCATGGCCGGGTTGGGCCCTAGCGGCTTTTCAAAGTCGTCCAGCCAGTAACGGTAGTACGCCAGTAGTTGACAAATGAGCGTCACCCCGAGCCATGAAGCCGCCAATGTTGCGCACAGCGTTGCTGTGAATGAAAACATAATCAAGCCCTTTTCTGACACATACCTAAAAGCGGACACACAGGCTGGGATGAACTTGGTTCGAGTCAATAGTTTGCCGGTGTTATAACTACAAACCCGCCCCTACACCTTGAAAATCGGGGCTTATTATTCGCGCTTCGCAGTTTTGCGATATAGGAATGGTCTGAATTTTTAAGCGTGAGGGTTTCCT
It encodes:
- a CDS encoding phage late control D family protein is translated as MKPTFRIVADGRDISAMINDRLLSLRTSDKPGMESDEFELRIDDRDQAVLLPRRGASIEVFLGYAGQSLARLGRYTVDEVELSGPPDSLVIRGKASDMRGSGKTTRSGSWEGVPLQQIVRDIAARNGWEPVCPVASKVPRVDQLNESDFNFITRLAKQYDCTAKVGDGKLLVLPRQAGQSASGKALGTVTITRRDVSRYQFRVSDKTTHKSVQTKHQDPKSGELKVVDLENDESPSGLPPVHTDRHIYPNKTAAEQAGKARLAAFNRSTAGVRLEMAGRTDLFAERLIIAQGFKVGLDGEYLVDSVEQVFTQSGWTTTVECNGGKKGKAKAGEKKTKESKELKTVDLQP
- a CDS encoding glycoside hydrolase family 19 protein, with translation MAINTQQLLQILPNAGRNAGVFVPGLNAAMGKYAIITRLRMAAFIAQIGHESGQLRYVRELGGDAYLSKYDTGSLAKRLGNSPEADGDGQKYRGRGLIQITGHDNYEACSEALFGDSRLLNTPELLEQPVYALLSAGWYWQRAGLNSLADKVLRADDSVFELITRRINGGLNGLKDRQALYKRALEVLQ
- a CDS encoding lysis system i-spanin subunit Rz translates to MPLNWRIALLAVAVGLYAGGRVAWVWQACEYGKQLAEQAAGYVQQLADRDRAHGREREEAAAAALEQLAAQKSQRQALEDRLQEQGKTHWKEMNDAQQTQARLRDRLATADLRLSVLVDAGAFAAQGCDGGMREAAGTAGVVHGAVRARLDPAHAQRIFGITDDGDRGLIALKACQAYVREVAK
- a CDS encoding S1 family peptidase; its protein translation is MNKLSAATTYLQTSFVNAATDELIPRGYGTGFFTRKNGELFLVTNWHIFSGIDPSKPEMIGELPPPHLLKITAVSKKNTLSEITCPLYDPEMNPIWLEHNMGGKVDIAVYPLPDSIQDHFHIFEIEKFAESEIDEAVGKDAFILGYPFSHVELTEAFGQSTPYYLPVWKRASIATEPSYRLADRVILLDSLSRPGMSGAPVLISEDKEVVKFPNREASAAARRFADGDLSALAGLDTSSMTHGTERAFKLLGIYSGVIGDTKLAQTALGRCWHVDAIEETLTQQKNGEMPFHAPVSTPAYQKLLQQCSGQLVMKDKNGDITQTIELNK
- a CDS encoding helix-turn-helix domain-containing protein, producing the protein MVCPIYAPCDDWGLAKIIAPRILYIHTENEDAKVTAELFDLDQARSRKQANQELCLTPEAFPIAFDQDHCLQARELLGWSVEALAFRAGVSIKAIRDFESRARQLRPVTIQALSFAFEKEALIFFPGQKPMIADNLRGATPDPSTRHDFHLVE